GCGTGGACCCGGCCTACCGGACCGGCTGCAAGCTGGCCGTCGTGGACGAAACCGGCAAGCTCCTGGAGACGGCGGTGGCGTATCCGACGCCGCCGCACAACCGCAAGGCGGAAGCGGCGGAAGTGTTCCGCCGCCTGATCGAAAAGCACGGCGTCGATCTCATCGCCATCGGCAACGGCACCGCGTCGCGGGAGACGGAGCTGTTCGTCGCGGAGCTCATCCGCGGCATGCCGGAGCGGGGCTTGCGATACGTAATGGTGAGCGAAGCCGGCGCCAGCGTCTATTCCGCTTCCGAACTGGCGAAGGAGGAGTTTCCGGAGCTGGACGTGGCCGAGCGCAGCGCCGTGTCCATCGCCCGCCGCCTGCAGGACCCGCTGGCGGAGCTTGTGAAAATCGAGCCGAAGTCCATCGGCGTCGGGCAATACCAGCACGACGTGTCGCAGAAGCGGCTGGAGGAAAGCCTAGCCGACGTGGTGGAGTCGGCCGTCAACCACGTCGGCGTGGACGTGAACACCGCCTCCCCGTCGCTGCTCGCTTATGTGTCCGGGATCAATACTGCCCTGGCCAAGAACATCGTCAAATTCCGGGAAGAGCGGGGGAAATTCCGGAACCGGGAGCAGCTGCGGGAGGTGCCGCGCCTCGGCGCCAAAACGTTCGAGCAGTGCGCGGGGTTCCTGCGCATCCCCGACGGCGACAACCCGCTGGATAAAACGCCAATCCACCCGGAATCCTACGGGGTGGTGGAGCGGCTGTTCGCCGAGCTGGGCCTGTCCCTGGACGACATCGGCACGCCCGCCTGCCGGGAGCGCCTGACGGAGGTCGATCCGGCGGCGCTGGCGCCGCGCCTGGGCGTCGGAGAACCCACGCTGCGGGACATCCTGGACAGCCTGCGGCGACCCGGACGGGACCCGAGGGAAGATCTGCCGCCGCCGATTTTCCGCACCGACGTGCTCGACATCGAGGATTTGAAGCCGGGCATGGAACTCAAGGGAACGGTGCGCAACGTGGTCGATTTCGGGGCGTTCGTCGACATCGGCATCAAAAACGACGGGCTTGTCCACATTTCGCAAATGAGCGACCGGTACATCAAGCATCCAAGTGAAGTGGTGACGGTGGGGGACACGGTGACGGTGTGGGTGCTGGACGTGGACGTGAAAAGAGGGCGGGTCGGACTGACCATGCGGGGACCGGTGTCCTGAACGACCGTGTCGGGGCCGGTACGCCGATCGTCGGGATCGGTGTCCCGGAGGTGCGTGTCGGGGATCGGGGTCCAGAGCGTCCGTGTCGGGATCGGTGCCCCGGGCGGTCCGCCTTCAGGGCTGGTTTTGGTTCGCCTCGCGATCCGACCCCGCCCGGACCGACCCGCGGTTGCGGTAGAAAAACCAGCAGTCGTTCAGCATTTTGATCTGGTTTACGTCCTTCTTGTGGAAAGCCCGCATGAGCTGGTTGCACAGCCACTGCGGCATGGCTTTCGTCCT
The sequence above is drawn from the Bacillus thermozeamaize genome and encodes:
- a CDS encoding RNA-binding transcriptional accessory protein: MYRLVAEELGLQIRQVRVVDGLLADGNTIPFIARYRKEMTGELDETRLRAIRDRLAYLRQLEERKAEVIRLIGEQGKLTDELREAILKAVKLQEVEDLYRPYRQKRKTRASVARERGLEPLAKWLLGQPAEGDPLAEAAKYINEEKGVASAEDALQGAMDILAEDWSDDAAIRGWVRRFTWERGVLQSRAKDPEQPSVYEMYYAFEEAVRRIPPHRVLAINRGEREGVLAVGIAVPEEALDGLKKRVIRGPSATREILVRALEDAYRRLIAPSVEREIRAELTEKAEEKAIGVFAENLRHLLLQPPVKGHVVLGVDPAYRTGCKLAVVDETGKLLETAVAYPTPPHNRKAEAAEVFRRLIEKHGVDLIAIGNGTASRETELFVAELIRGMPERGLRYVMVSEAGASVYSASELAKEEFPELDVAERSAVSIARRLQDPLAELVKIEPKSIGVGQYQHDVSQKRLEESLADVVESAVNHVGVDVNTASPSLLAYVSGINTALAKNIVKFREERGKFRNREQLREVPRLGAKTFEQCAGFLRIPDGDNPLDKTPIHPESYGVVERLFAELGLSLDDIGTPACRERLTEVDPAALAPRLGVGEPTLRDILDSLRRPGRDPREDLPPPIFRTDVLDIEDLKPGMELKGTVRNVVDFGAFVDIGIKNDGLVHISQMSDRYIKHPSEVVTVGDTVTVWVLDVDVKRGRVGLTMRGPVS